The Saccopteryx leptura isolate mSacLep1 chromosome 2, mSacLep1_pri_phased_curated, whole genome shotgun sequence genome has a window encoding:
- the COX14 gene encoding cytochrome c oxidase assembly protein COX14, with translation MPTAKQLADIGYKTFSTSMMLLTVYGGYLCSVRAYRYIQRRSAERQAAEEQKTSGVL, from the coding sequence ATGCCAACTGCCAAGCAACTAGCTGACATTGGCTACAAGACCTTCTCCACCTCCATGATGCTCCTCACTGTGTATGGGGGCTACCTTTGCAGTGTCCGAGCATACCGATATATCCAGCGGCGCAGCGCCGAGCGCCAGGCTGCAGAAGAACAGAAGACCTCAGGAGTCCTGTAG